A region from the Kryptolebias marmoratus isolate JLee-2015 linkage group LG9, ASM164957v2, whole genome shotgun sequence genome encodes:
- the ankhd1 gene encoding ankyrin repeat and KH domain-containing protein 1 isoform X6: MQDAVAGTAMLTDGFEDEIDSVTPRSPVAGMGVGATPGGVGLGSIGIGVGGKKVRLYGEPGGPAAERLDFKLAAAAVLSSGPGSGSEEDEVSEVESFILDQEDLDNPIMKTASELLLSSATDGVDLRTVDPETQARLEALLEAAAFADPEVLRRLTSSVSCALDEAAAALTRMRAENTLNAGQADNRSLAEACSDGDVNAVRKLLDEGRSVNEHTEEGESLLCLACSAGYYELAQVLLAMHANVEDRGIKGDITPLMAAASGGYVDIVKLLLVHGADVNAQSSTGNTALTYACAGGFVDVVKVLLKEGANIEDHNENGHTPLMEAASAGHVEVARVLLEYGAGINTHSNEFKESALTLACYKGHLDMVRFLLEAGADQEHKTDEMHTALMEACMSQDGHVEVARLLLDSGAQVNMPADSFESPLTLAACGGHVELAALLIERGANLEEVNDEGYTPLMEAAREGHEEMVALLLAQGANINAQTEETQETALTLACCGGFLEVADFLIKAGADIELGCSTPLMEAAQEGHLDLVKYLLAAGANVHATTATGDTALTYACENGHTDVADVLLQAGANLEHESEGGRTPLMKAARAGHLCTVQFLISKGANVNRATANNDHTVVSLACAGGHLAVVELLLAHGADPTHRLKDGSTMLIEAAKGGHTNVVSYLLDYPNNILSVPAPDLSQLTPPSQDASQVPRVPFQALAMVVPPQEPDRAPSNIATPPPISSKGVSKQRQATLQPSVPSAVCRGPEAEPLPPFHLCPPLECIVEETEGKLNELGQRISAIEKAQLESLELIQGEPLTKDKIEELKKSREEQVQKKKKILKELQKVERQLQIKTQQQFTKEYMEAKGLKEDQEAGQSQGPGPGPGSVTAAPGPLPTPLGSQVHTGSDTDEEANKDREQEQQLDGEGDEDDDDEEEDEEDEEEEEEDEEDEDEGSEDNADEEEDDYPKLPQVDTILYRDGPQLPQQPPLPPSPQTQPPPPSLQAAFVPIQPLPDYNPADYPGSTSPELQRVLVGQQMLGQQQQGPGQQIAGLGPGMIPQSAPDGLMVATPAQTLTDTLDDIMAAVSSRVPMLSTTTSPTPPSQPPTQTPANIASPPSVLPLYPSVDIDAHTESNHDTALTLACAGGHEELVSVLIARGANIEHRDKKGFTPLILAATAGHVGVVEVLLDKGGDIEAQSERTKDTPLSLACSGGRQEVVELLLLRGANKEHRNVSDYTPLSLAASGGYVNIIKILLNAGAEINSRTGSKLGISPLMLAAMNGHVPAVKLLLDMGSDINAQIETNRNTALTLACFQGRAEVVSLLLDRKANVEHRAKTGLTPLMEAASGGYAEVGRVLLDKGADVNAPPVPSSRDTALTIAADKGHYKFCELLINRGAHIDVRNKKGNTPLWLAANGGHFDVVQLLVHASADVDAADNRKITPLMAAFRKGHVKVVQYLVKEVNQFPSDIECMRYIATIADKELLKKCHQCMETIVKAKDQQAAEANKNASILLKELDLEKSREESKKQALAAKREKRKEKRKKKKEEQKRKQEEEEGQKTKEESSEMQEQKEDSAEEKEVPIEPPSATTTTTIGISATSTTFTTAFGKKRGIVATTPNTNRKNKKNKTKDSAPNEPIILQDPQVALAQHKADKNKIHGEPRGGGGGVAGGNSDSDPLDSTDCASESSSSGGRSQELNYLPDLPSSASSSSSSSTSSSSSAPSSGAAQSQAFLPGPEKRHCPQLQTDNKMDNKVTVSISKPTQRAPDSSDSSNSLPSPFKTMALPVTSPKLSLTSPKRPQKREEGWKEVVRRSKKLSVPASVVSRIMGRGGCNITAIQDVTGAHIDVDKQKDKNGERMITIRGGTESTRYAVQLINALIQDPAKELEDLIPRNHIRAPGSKASSASFPSSTGSASGSAAGSKALSSLVTSSGVSFQPSSSTSSSSSQPGAKLGKGLSSNVRQPFPVSLPLAYAHPQLALLAAQTMHQIRHPRLPMAQFGGTFSPAASTWGPFPVRPVSPGSANSSPKHNGGTTTTGAQARPNSTHEHSSAASSGTPVTTTNTATTSAPNTSAAAASPQTPNAYNPQLSVPTPSSVRKQLFAPDPKPTGVTPVSNPPASSGSNAVRGTGSPAHPSSTTTTTSAPQQPVGPVSQPPIQLTKTEPSSVAPGKDKPPVLVENQPVSVSESINSVGFASSALALATKPESRQQLPPPSSVPSTEAHPPLQNPQPSSHLPSVPSPALSHNVSHPNNTVPHFSAPAPRVSHRMQPPGPYFSLAEQQQQTQQQQQSVFVPFSAQQEPLKQTQNLTSQPTNLPPTTQAQAPAPGSLQASANLGIMNGSQMQHVATAGKPQQIPPNFGHAGLFNFSSIFDNNSQVGNNQVWGACHLPARSPPDQSYSAPPAYMNMGQMENMMPPPPPDSSKAPGYRSTSQRIVNSPIALTSYAPSIPGSPVYLHSHAGVGAPSFSRQHFSPHPWSASTSGETPVPPPPTVSSSALSTSGVAPPPQAKAGSSSHQDRKVPPPIGTERLARIRQTGSVNPPLLTTSYTAPVGQGGIWSFGVGSASEAMSGWSQPLMGSHMMHPQLQAEQSAFSQHQPMEQDDTGIANPANNYHQPQHLPNSYMDFQKGMPMSMYGGTMLTPHPPMAEGPGGPMYNGLHAGDPAWSSIIKVVPNNADSSEPQQQVWPGTWAPHVGNVHLNHVN, encoded by the exons CTTTTGCAGACCCTGAAGTGCTACGCCGACTGACGTCGTCGGTGAGTTGCGCCCTGGACGAGGCGGCGGCCGCCCTGACCCGAATGAGGGCCGAAAACACACTCAACGCCGGCCAAGCCGACAA CCGTAGTTTAGCGGAAGCGTGTTCAGACGGGGACGTCAACGCTGTGCGCAAACTGCTGGACGAGGGGCGGAGCGTCAACGAACACacagaggagggggagagccTGCTGTGCCTCGCCTGCTCGGCTGGCTACTATGAACTTGCACAG GTTTTGTTGGCTATGCATGCCAACGTAGAAGACCGGGGCATCAAGGGGGACATAACGCCACTCATGGCTGCTGCCAGCGGAGGTTACGTGGACATTGTCAAGCTGCTTCTTGTCCACGGGGCAGATGTCAACGCACAGTCCTCCACAG GTAACACGGCTCTGACGTACGCGTGCGCCGGTGGCTTCGTGGACGTGGTAAAGGTGCTGCTAAAAGAGGGTGCAAACATTGAGGACCACAACGAAAACGGACACACCCCTCTCATGGAGGCGGCCAGTGCCGGCCACGTAGAGGTGGCCAGGGTACTCCTGGAGTACGGCGCCGGCatcaacacacactccaacGAGTTCAAGGAGAGCGCGCTCACACTCGCCTGCTATAAAG GTCACCTGGATATGGTTCGCTTTCTGTTGGAGGCCGGAGCAGACCAGGAACATAAAACGGATGAGATGCACACGGCACTGATGGAGGCCTGCATG TCCCAGGACGGCCATGTGGAGGTGGCGCGGCTGCTGTTGGACAGCGGCGCACAGGTCAACATGCCAGCCGACTCGTTTGAGTCACCCCTCACCCTCGCAGCCTGCGGAGGACACGTAGAGCTGGCCGCCCTCCTCATCGAGAGAGGCGCCAATTTGGAGGAG GTTAATGATGAAGGTTATACTCCTCTGATGGAAGCAGCAAGAGAAGGCCACGAGGAGATGGTAGCACTGCTGCTAGCTCAAG GTGCGAACATCAATGCCCAGACAGAGGAGACCCAGGAGACCGCTTTGACTCTGGCGTGTTGCGGAGGCTTCTTGGAAGTGGCCGACTTCCTCATTAAGGCGGGTGCTGACATCGAGTTAGGCTGCTCCACTCCTCTAATGGAGGCCGCACAGGAGGGCCATCTGGACTTGGTCAAATACCTACTGGCTGCAG GAGCAAATGTTCATGCCACGACAGCAACAGGCGACACAGCGTTGACGTACGCATGTGAGAACGGACACACAGATGTGGcagatgtgctgctgcaggCTGGAGCCAACTTG gagcACGAGTCTGAAGGGGGTCGGACTCCCCTGATGAAGGCAGCAAGGGCAGGCCATCTCTGTACAGTCCAGTTTCTTATCAGCAAAG GTGCTAATGTGAACAGAGCTACTGCCAATAATGATCACACCGTCGTGTCTCTGGCCTGCGCTGGTGGACATCTGGCTGTGGTGGAGTTGCTGTTGGCGCACGGAGCCGATCCCACTCACAGGCTCAAA GATGGTTCGACCATGTTGATCGAAGCTGCTAAGGGTGGCCACACTAACGTGGTGTCCTACCTGTTGGACTACCCCAACAACATCCTGTCTGTCCCAGCCCCCGACCTTTCCCAACTCACACCCCCATCGCAAGACGCATCTCAG GTCCCTCGTGTTCCATTCCAAGCTCTCGCTATGGTAGTGCCCCCTCAGGAGCCCGACAGAGCCCCGTCAAACATCGCAACCCCCCCACCCATCTCCAGCAAAG GTGTGTCCAAACAGAGACAGGCGACCCTTCAACCCAGCGTCCCCAGCGCCGTCTGCCGGGGGCCTGAAGCGGAGCCCCTGCCACCCTTCCACCTGTGCCCGCCTTTAGAGTGCATCGTGGAGGAAACGGAGGGGAAGCTGAACGAGCTGGGCCAGAGAATAAGCGCCATCGAGAAAGCCCAGCTAGAGTCGCTAGAGCTCATTCAGGGGGAGCCACTCACCAAAGACAAGATCGAAGAGCTGAAGAAGAGCCGCGAGGAGCAG gtgcagaagaagaagaaaatcttgaaggagctgcagaaggtGGAGCGccagctgcagataaaaacacagcaacagTTCACCAAAGAGTACATGGAGGCAAAGGGCTTAAAGGAGGATCAGGAGGCAGGACAGAGCCAGGGTCCAGGTCCGGGGCCTGGGAGTGTGACCGCTGCTCCAGGACCCCTGCCCACCCCACTGGGTAGTCAAGTACACACTGGGTCTGACACCGACGAAGAGGCCAACAAGGACCGGGAACAAGAACAGCAGCTCGACGGCGAAGGGGACGAG gatgacgatgacgaggaggaagatgaggaggacgaggaggaggaagaggaggacgaggaggacgaggacgagggtTCAGAGGACAATGccgatgaagaggaggatgattACCCCAAGCTTCCTCAGGTGGACACGATCCTCTACAGGGACGGGCCGCAGCTGCCACagcagcctcctcttcctccttctccacagactcagcctcctcctccatctcttcAAGCCGCCTTCGTCCCCATCCAGCCCCTGCCGGACTACAACCCTGCGGACTACCCGGGAAGCACCAGCCCAGAGCTGCAGAGGGTGTTGGTGGGACAGCAGATGCTGGGCCAGCAGCAGCAAGGTCCGGGTCAACAGATAGCTGGGCTCGGCCCGGGAATGATACCTCAGTCGGCTCCAGATGGGCTCATGGTGGCTACACCTGCACAGACGCTCACAGACACACTGGATGACATCATGGCAG CTGTGAGCAGCCGCGTGCCCATGCTAAGCACTACAACTTCACCCACACCCCCGTCCCAACCGCCCACACAGACGCCTGCGAACATCGCCTCCCCCCCTTCAGTCTTGCCCCTCTACCCCTCTGTTGACATTGATGCACAT ACGGAGAGTAACCATGACACGGCGCTGACGCTCGCGTGCGCGGGAGGACACGAGGAGCTCGTGTCGGTCCTGATTGCACGGGGCGCCAACATCGAGCATCGGGATAAAAAAG GGTTTACCCCTTTGATTCTGGCTGCCACCGCTGGTCATGTAGGAGTAGTCGAGGTGCTCCTCGACAAAGGAGGGGACATTGAGGCTCAGTCAGAGAGAACCAAAGACACCCCCCTCTCCCTAGCCTGCTCTGGGGGGCGCCAGGAG GTTGtggagttgctgctgctgcgggGAGCCAACAAGGAACACCGCAACGTTTCAGACTACACGCCTCTCAGTTTGGCTGCTTCTGGAGGTTATGTCAACATCATCAAGATACTCCTCAACGCTGGAGCTGAGATCAACTCCAG GACTGGCAGCAAGCTGGGGATCTCTCCTCTAATGCTGGCGGCTATGAACGGTCATGTGCCGGCAGTGAAGCTGCTGTTGGATATGGGCTCGGACATCAACGCTCAGATTGAGACCAACAGAAACACAGCTCTGACCCTCGCCTGCTTTCAGGGCCGAGCCGAGGTTGTCAGCCTGCTGCTCGATCGCAAGGCCAACGTAGAGCATCGGGCTAAG ACCGGTCTTACTCCTTTAATGGAGGCAGCCTCCGGAGGTTACGCAGAAGTAGGCAGAGTGCTGCTGGACAAAGGGGCCGATGTCAACGCTCCCCCCGTTCCTTCATCACGAGACACTGCCCTCACCATTGCTGCCGACAAGGGCCACTACAAGTTCTGTGAGCTGCTCATTAACAG GGGTGCTCATATCGACGTGCGTAACAAGAAAGGGAACACTCCCCTCTGGCTGGCAGCAAACGGCGGTCACTTTGACGTGGTTCAGCTCCTCGTGCACGCCAGCGCCGACGTGGACGCCGCAGACAACCGCAAAATCACCCCACTCATGGCTGCTTTTCGGAAG GGGCATGTGAAAGTGGTCCAGTATCTTGTGAAGGAGGTCAACCAGTTTCCGTCAGATATCGAGTGCATGAGATATATCGCCACCATCGCTGACAAG GAGCTGTTGAAGAAGTGTCACCAGTGCATGGAGACCATCGTCAAAGCGAAAGACCAGCAGGCAGCTGAGGCCAACAAGAACGCCAGCATCCTCCTCAAGGAGTTGGACTTGGAGAAG TCTCGAGAGGAGAGCAAGAAGCAGGCGCTGGCTGCcaagagggagaagaggaaggagaagcgcaagaagaagaaggaggagcagaagaggaaacaagaggaagaggaggggcaGAAAACTAAGGAGGAGTCCTCTGAGATGCAGGAGCAGAAAGAGGATTCGGCTGAAG AAAAAGAGGTTCCCATCGAGCCTCCGAgtgccaccaccaccaccaccatcggCATATCCGCCACCTCCACCACTTTCACTACAGCTTTTGGGAAGAAGCGAGGAATCGTGGCCACTACCCCGAACACCAATCGtaagaacaaaaagaacaaaaccaaggATTCGGCACCAAACGAACCAATCATATTACAGGATCCGCAG GTTGCGCTCGCACAGCACAAAGCTGACAAGAACAAGATCCACGGCGAGCCGCGGGGCGGAGGCGGGGGAGTGGCAGGCGGCAACAGCGATTCCGACCCCCTGGATAGCACCGACTGTGCCAgtgagagcagcagcagcggcgggaGGAGTCAGGAGCTCAACTACCTCCCTGACCTCCCCTCCTCggcgtcctcctcctcctcttcttccacctcttcctcctcctcagctccttccTCGGGAGCAGCGCAGTCCCAGGCCTTTCTTCCCGGTCCAGAGAAGAGACACTGTCCTCAGCTGCAGACGGACAACAAAATGGACAATAAAGTCACAGTCTCTATCTCAAAACCAACGCAAAG AGCTCCAGATTCAAGCGACTCCTCCAACTCTTTGCCTTCACCGTTCAAGACCATGGCTCTTCCTGTCACCTCCCCCAAGCTCAGCCTCACGAGTCCAAAGAGACCCCAGAAAAGAGAGGAAGGCTGGAAAGAGGTGGTGAGAAG ATCCAAGAAGCTCTCCGTACCGGCGTCTGTGGTGTCTCGGATTATGGGTCGAGGTGGCTGCAACATCACGGCCATCCAAGACGTGACGGGAGCTCACATTGACGTGGACAAACAAAAGGACAAGAACGGCGAGAGAATGATCACCataag AGGAGGCACGGAGTCGACGAGGTATGCAGTCCAGCTGATCAACGCTCTAATCCAGGATCCGGCCAAAGAGCTCGAGGATCTGATTCCCCGGAATCACATCAGAGCCCCTGGTTCTAAAGCCTCCTCAGCCTCCTTCCCCAGTTCAACAGGGTCAGCTAGTGGTTCAGCCGCCGGCTCAAAGGCTCTAAGCTCGTTGGTCACCTCCAGTGGCGTTTCGTTCCAACCCTCTTCATCGAcgtcttcatcctcctctcaGCCTGGGGCCAAGCTCGGGAAGGGGCTGTCGTCCAACGTCAGGCAGCCTTTCCCAGTGTCACTACCCCTGGCATACGCTCATCCCCAGCTGGCTCTGCTGGCCGCTCAGACCATGCACCAGATCAGACACCCTCGTCTCCCCATGGCACAGTTCGGTGGCACCTTCTCACCGGCTGCAAGCACCTGGGGGCCCTTCCCCGTGCGTCCCGTGAGCCCTGGCAGTGCCAACAGCTCCCCCAAACACAACGGAGGAACCACCACCACCGGGGCCCAGGCACGACCCAACTCGACCCACGAGCACAGCAGCGCGGCCAGCTCAGGAACTCCAGTCACAACCACCAACACCGCGACCACGAGTGCGCCCAACACATCCGCAGCCGCAGCCTCGCCTCAAACCCCTAATGCATATAATCCTCAACTGAGCGTCCCCACCCCGTCTTCTGTCAGGAAACAGCTCTTTGCTCCGGACCCCAAGCCAACAGGCGTTACCCCCGTGTCTAACCCCCCTGCCTCGAGTGGCAGTAACGCCGTAAGAGGCACAGGTTCTCCTGCACATCCCAGCTCCACTACAACTACAACGAGTGCTCCTCAGCAGCCAGTTGGACCTGTTTCTCAGCCTCCCATCCAGCTCACTAAAACAGAGCCCAGTTCCGTTGCTCCTGGAAAAGACAAGCCGCCTGTACTGGTGGAGAACCAGCCCGTATCTGTCAGTGAGAGCATCAACTCCGTGGGTTTCGCTTCTTCTGCTCTGGCTTTGGCTACCAAGCCAGAGTCTCGACAGCAGTTGCCTCCTCCTTCCTCCGTACCATCCACAGAGGCTCATCCACCCCTTCAGAACCCACAGCCCAGCTCCCACCTTCCCTCAGTACCGTCACCTGCCCTCTCACACAATGTTTCACACCCCAACAACACCGTGCCCCACTTCTCCGCCCCCGCACCCAGAGTCTCCCATCGTATGCAGCCACCAGGGCCTTACTTTTCCCTCGCGGAGCAGCAGCAAcagacgcagcagcagcagcagtccgTGTTTGTACCCTTCAGCGCTCAGCAGGAACCCTTAAAACAGACCCAAAACCTGACGTCTCAGCCAACAAATCTGCCCCCGACAACCCAAGCTCAGGCCCCAGCTCCAGGCTCCCTTCAGGCCTCGGCTAATCTGGGGATAATGAATGGCTCCCAGATGCAACATGTTGCCACCGCAGGCAAGCCTCAGCAAATCCCCCCCAACTTTGGTCATGCAGGTCTCTTCAATTTCAGCAGCATCTTTGATAACAACAGCCAG GTGGGAAACAATCAGGTGTGGGGTGCATGCCATTTGCCTGCACGATCTCCTCCGGATCAGTCATACTCGGCCCCGCCAGCCTATATGAACATGGGACAGATGGAAAATATGATGCCCCCGCCGCCTCCAGACAGCTCCAAAGCCCCTGGCTACCGTTCTACCTCTCAGAGGATTGTCAACAGCCCCATTG CTTTGACCAGCTATGCTCCCAGTATCCCTGGCAGTCCTGTCTATCTGCACAGTCATGCAGGGGTTGGCGCACCGTCATTCAGCAGACAGCACTTTTCCCCTCACCCATGGAGTGCATCCACGTCAG gTGAAACCCCTGTCCCTCCACCTCCCACGGTATCCTCCTCTGCCTTATCCACCTCAGGTGTGGCCCCTCCTCCCCAAGCGAAAGCAGGCAGTTCCTCGCATCAGGACCGCAAGGTTCCCCCACCCATCGGCACAGAACGGTTGGCCAGAATCAGGCAGACGGGTTCGGTCAACCCTCCTCTCCTCACAACCAGCTACACGGCGCCTGTTGGACAGGGTGGCATTTGGTCGTTTGGGGTTGGGAGTGCCTCGG AGGCCATGTCCGGCTGGTCCCAGCCGCTGATGGGCAGCCACATGATGCACCCCCAGCTGCAGGCGGAGCAGTCAGCCTTCTCTCAGCACCAGCCCATGGAGCAGGACGACACAGGCATTGCGAACCCTGCTAACAACTACCACCAGCCTCAGCATTTGCCCAACAGTTACATGGACTTCCAGAAG GGGATGCCTATGTCAATGTACGGAGGAACCATGCTGACCCCTCACCCCCCCATGGCGGAAGGCCCGGGGGGTCCGATGTACAATGGTTTGCACGCTGGTGACCCCGCATGGAGCTCAATCATCAAAGTGGTCCCGAACAATGCTGATAGCTCTGAGCCACAACAGCAG GTTTGGCCCGGAACCTGGGCACCTCATGTGGGTAACGTGCATCTGAACCACGTCAACTAG